The Zalophus californianus isolate mZalCal1 chromosome 6, mZalCal1.pri.v2, whole genome shotgun sequence DNA window GGCAGAAACCGAGATTTAAACTGGGGAAGCCAAGAAAGGCAACATCTCACCTTGCTAATAAATTGAAAGTAGACGGCGAAGGCATATGCCAGCGTAATGAGTGACCAAACGGAATCTGCCAACAGTACATGACTCTGAAACCAGACTATGCATTTGCCCAGAACAGGCAATTCTGATGCTTTGGGCGAGCAGCACTAAACGGGCCCTTGATCAACTTTGTGCTTCATGATTTGGCGCACAGAGGGGTGTTATTAACAATGTGTGCCATCTGCTAGCTCCCGTTTTAACTAATTATTCTTGCTAACTAGGTGCTAAGTTCAGTTGCTTCCACACTGCTGAAGGAATGGCTTGGGCTGTCAACatgtaaatttaacaaaatttaaaatcacataagCTTTTAAAACCGGTATCGATACTGTCTGGTGCTAAGTTTTGGTGTCCTGGCACAAAGCCCCAGTCACCTGCCTTGGCTCTGTGTAAGTCTCGCCTATGGACTTGTGACGAGCGAAGTGCACTATAAGCTAGAAAGGGATgggtgcagggcgcctgggtggctcagtcattaaacatctgccttcagctcaggtcacgatcccagcatcctgggatcaagacccacagtgggttccctgctcagcagggagcctgtttctccctctccagctccccctgcttgtgttccctctctcactgtctctctctgtcaaataaataaagtcttaaaaaaaaaaaaaagaaagaaagggatgggTGCTGTGCCCTGCAGGTGTgtggttggggggcagggagcctaGCAGCTCGGAGAGGGGAGAAGTCTAGGTTTTGACTGAACAGGGAACCATAGAAGATTCATGAGAAAGGCACTATGACCGCCCAGGTGTCTCCTAAGCCTGCCCTAAATTGTGTGCTCACTACACTAAAGAGGTTAGGAGTTGGGTGCTCTGTTTTCTAATAggtatatttttttagaaaaagtataGTCAAGTGGAGAAGTGACTGATCTGGATTCTGCTCCCCTACGCTTTTGAGAAGCTTTGCAGTGCAGATTAGGAAGCCACTGGATAGTAaccattctttttatttacttatttttttgagagagagagagagagcgcaagtgcgTGTACTTTGGGGGggcgggcaaagggagagagagaatctttttttttttcttattaagtttgtaaattttaattcaggtgtacaatatagtgattcaataattccatacatttctcagtgcttctcatcaagataaatgtattcttaattcccttcacctatttcacgcatccccccaacccacctcccatTTGGTAACCCtctgttctccatagttaagagtctgtgttttgtttcacctctttttattcccctttgtttgtttcttaaatttcacatatgagagaaatcatatgatatttgtctttatctgactggcttattttgcttagcattatattcccagggagagagaaaatcttaagcagactcctcagtcAGCTCAGAGCCCCAGTTGGGGCTCATTGTCATgaccctgaggccatgacctgagcagaaatcaagagtcggaggcttaactgactgagtcagccaggcgccccggatAGTAACCCTTCTTAAGGAGCAGCTTTCCCCATTGTAGGGTAACAGCTGACAATAGGCAGAGCCCGTAGCCGATAGCTAATAAGTACCCTCTCCAGTCATTTTCCATCCTGACATTGGCCATACAGATTATTtgagggttgtgtgtgtgtgtgtgtgtgtgtgtgtgtgtgtgtgtgtgtgtgtgttttaagattgtatttatttgtcatagggagagagagagagtgtgcacaagcagggggagcggcaggcagagggggaagcagactcctcactgagcagggagcctgatgcgggactcgaccccgggaccctgggattatgacctgagccagaggcagacgcttaaccgattgagccatccaggcgcctctgtgtgtgtgtttttaaagattttatttatttgagagagagagcatgagcgagagagagagcacaagcagggggagaggcagaggcagagggagaagcagactccccgctgagcaaggagcctgatgtgggactcgatcctaagaccccaggatcatgacctgagccgaaggcagacacttaatgactgggccacccaggcgcccctgagaattGTTTTTGACTCATCCCTCATATTTCCCATTTCTTGACACTgggtgaggaagaaaaaaatcttgctgggtTCTCACTCAATGTCTCCTGGGTGTATCCCTTCTGGTCCCATTGCCGTTGCTCTAGACCTGAATGACAGCCACAGCTTCCTTGCTAACATCCTTGGCTCAGAGTCTTTTCTACTCTAATAGATCCGCTTACTGGTGCCAGATtatctttttcaaatatatcCATTTTCATCTTGCTCAAAACCTCACATGGCTTACTTCCTCCAAGAACATCTAAACTTCTTTGGGAGGCTACGGAGCCCCTGTCCCTTACCCTTCCCACCAGGCCATTTTCCAGTGGCACTCCCAAATCTGTGCTCTCTGCTGTGAATTCACAGTGCTCCGCTCTCCCCGTCGGTCCCTCCTTGGCTGGCTGCTCATTTTGCAGGGTCATCTGGAACCCTGTCCCTCCTCCATCTGCCCAGCCTCACCCCCTCCTAGAGGTCTAGCTCAAGCCCCACCTCTGAGCCAGGGCTGTAGTTCAGGGTAAGTGGACCTTGTAGGGCTGAGAGGTTGCTTCCCCAGCAGGATTTTGACATTAAGTTGCTAGGCACATTTCATATGGCTAGTCAGCAATTGGCCCCGGATCCCAGATGGCTCTCTTCACCCTCAGGATCAAGGTCCCAATCTCAGACAAGGTGACTTTCTTTCTTcaatgtttacttatttattttagaggaggtggggaggggcagagggagaaggagagagagagaatcttaagcaggttccacgctcagcgcagagccctcgatctcaggaccccaagatcatgacctgagctgaaatcaggagctgggtgcttaaccggctgagccacccaggtaccccaaggtGACTTTCTTGGACATACATCTGGCTTTCTCCAGTGCACAGTTGGGCATCTGCCAAATGGCTCCCTAAAAATGGAATGACTTTATCCTATCATACCACCGTTTACCATTGTTTAAGGGACCCCTCTTCTATGATTACAAAGTTATTTCTGCCAGCCTTCCAGTCTGTTATACTTTCCATTTAGGGTAGAGTCTCCTTTCTACTCCAGGGAATAAAGTGGGTGTCCTGAGCCTGAGGGAAGAGCAGCCTCCTTTGCCAGATATTCATGTTTTCTTGTGTCGCTGGAAGGCTGGTGCCAAGTACCAACTCTACACTGGCTTTGACACTTTCTTTGAGACTAACATCCAAGTGGGCATGAAAGGCCTGATCCGATGCTAATGGAGAAATGCCTGGTGGTCTGTAGTCAGCTTGGCAGGTCTGGATTGACTCACAGCTCTTTCTAACTGGCTGTGGGACTCAGGATGTTGCTCCAGCTTTCAGAGCAGAATGTTCTGAACGTTCCGAAACTGGGAGAATAGTTCTTGCCTTGCTTGGATTGTTGTCAGGTTTAGAGGTAACCAGGGAAGGCTCTGGACAAAGTGAATGACACACAGTAGGTGGCTGAAACATGGTGGGCTGCCTCCCAGAAGAGGTTCCCAGGGACTTGACTCTACAAGCTAAAGAACAGGGGATTGATTATTAGCCCCTGGGTGGAGACATCTATTTTGCAATTGTATTTACCTTTCTCATCTGCCCAATTAGATTGGAAACTACTGGAGAACCAGGGCCAGCTGTTGTCCTGGGTAACCCAAGGGATGACGCAGGGTTGAAGCATTAGAGTGGTTTTTGATTCTCTGACGGGGATGGGATGATTCTCAGAGATATCATAGAAAGGCACACAATAAAAATGTGTTGGTCGATTTGTATGCAGAACGACCGGTCATGTTTTAGTTAATAGTGCTGGCTCCTaggaaagcagggaaggaggcTCAGGCTGACTCCCTTCCCCTACCTCCTGGCTCTGTGCCCATACCCTTGTTGCTCACCGTGGCCACCAGCCGCTTCCGGTCCTCGGTCTTCCCCACGTGGCACACGGTGCCTGCCACgctcagcccctcctcctgcagcACGGCCACTGCCCGGTCCACGTTCTGCTGCTTCCGACTGCTGATGACCACGTGGGCCCCGTCCCGGGCCAGGCGCCGGGCGATGGCGAAGCCGATCCTGCGGCAGAGAGAGATGCCCGTCAATGCCAGTACAGGGGAAACGGTTGAGAGATGGGCTCCGAAGTCAGAATGCCCAGGTCTGAATTCCTGGTCTCCCTCGGTAGGACCTCCTGTCTGCTTTATGTGTAAAAGAGCCATTACCATACAGATGGACGTGCTTAGCGTGTTTTTAGCACTCATTTACTTACTTTTCCTAGGGTTTTGGCCCTCAGGCTAGGTTCTCAGGAACTGACATTACCTTCCACAGGCATCCCCACAGTGACATGCCCCACACCCTGTAGGGACTGAGGGGAGAGAAATGAGCCAGAGGGGTAGCAACAGCCCCTTGCATGATTGGAGGGTCTCACTTGAAAGAGCCCCTGTCCCCAGATACTTCCCTTACTGGTCTACAGCTTCTCAAAATTGTTAAATTATGTGTGGGGGTGCATGTGAAAGGGTGGGTCTCTagtaaaaaatgtcatttttttaacattatgcCCCTGGGAGTAAGGGTTCCACACTTGGCAGATGTGAGTCATCAGCATTTCGCATACATTTGTACTTTAGATTTGTGTAGTGCAGGCATCTAGCAAAGTCCTGTGGGGATGAGAAACGGATAGAACAGGTCGGGCAAGGGCAAAATGTACTGAGCTAACCAAAAACCTGCACACATGGGTCTTGTGTCCTGTCCAGGAAAGGGGCGCCAAATGGGGTGTCTGGAACATCTCCACAGTCCATGGAGGCCGTGGGATAGGATTTTTGAAATCTGGACTGTCTTGGATTTCTTGGTGTTTGGTCTTCCCAGACTCTAGCTGGGGCCGCTTGACTTGGtcagcccagagccctgggagaCTGAAGTGGCGCAGTTGAGCCAGGGGCAGCAGTGACAGGAGACTGGCAGCAAGCGGGGCCAAAGCGAGAGGATTGCGAGGCGCTGCAGGCCGACCACGTGGTTCCTGTCTTCGGGAATCAGACTGCCTGGCAGTGAGGTCGGAGGGCTCGGCCCGGAAGCAAAGGTCATGGGGTTAGTACCTGTTTCCAGAGAGCGGAGGCCTCAGAGCCTCCGGCCGCGGCACTCACCCGTCGGTGGAGGCCGTGACTAGAGCCACCTTATTGGCGAGCGGGCCCCGGAGCGCCATCCCGGAGCTGGCCATCCGCACAGACCTCCACGCCCCGGCGCAGCTGGCTGGCAAGAGCACTGCCTTCCGCATGGCGCCGTCTCGCCGTAAACTCAAGGGCGGTAATAACCCGAGAAGGACGGTAACGAGGAACGggcctcctccccgccccgccccccgcccggctGCCAGATCTCCGCCCCGCTCCCCGCCCGCGCTGGCGCTGGGCGGCTAGCGAGCCCCGCCCGGCGCCGGCTCCTCGCAGCCAGAGCGCGCTGTGGCCGCGGGGCGCCCCCTGCCGGCGCACGGCCCGCCGCGCCCCGCTGGCCTCGGCTGGACCCTGGCCGGCATGGGACTGGGCGGTCCCCCCAGGTTTCCTCGAGGGCCCGCTCCTTTGCGGGAACCCACACACTTCCCCGCCCTCAGGCAACGTCCCGCCGCTTGATCCTGCTATTTTTCCGGAGTGGGGGAGCTTTGAGTTGGTTGCTTTACCTTCCCGGAACTTCAAGATGGACCTCCATCTCCAGGAAAGTCTGGGTCTACGTATGTGATAGCTCACAAGAGGGCAAATGTTTTGAGATTGCCCATGGTCCATACGGAGTCACCAGGTGAGGGTCTCAGGTGAGGGTGGAGGAGCCTGGGAGAGAGATGTGATGAGGAGGAGCAGCTGGGCTAGGGTGTGGCACTGCCCTTCACACTGGCTCATGGGTCTCCTCTATCCTCACAGGCCTGGAGGGCAGACTCTGATCACTATGGTAACCAGTGTGCAGGGGGAAAGATCCTGACTGGACTAGACTTCTGGTACCCTCCACCCCAAGAGGACTGCCCCATCGTACAGGGCCTAAGTGGTAGCAAGAGGTGAGAGGGTCTCCCAGCCAGTGGTGGAAACACAAACTCAGGGGTACGCAATTCTCCATAATCACCATGTCCCCAGGTCTTAGCCTCCATCccggttcaataaatatttacagaatgtaaaagcactttataaactGGAAACTACGAAACACATAGTAATTATTGTCACCACAGAGTTACTATTATTGTTGCTACAGGCCAGGCTCTTCATCTGTAAACAGAGGATGCTGGGGGAGATGAATAAAGTCCTCTCGAGCTATAAATTCTGTGTCCAAGACTTCACCCTACACTTCTGCCGAGCAGGCTGAAATGATCTCCCTTCTGGGTTTCTGGGAGAATTAACAAATCTGGATGGCTTATGGGACACTGTAGAAAGGCCCCAACAGACCCAAGTGTCAGTGGCTGAATTGACTTAACCCAGGGGCTTCCAAATGCCAGACTGAGAAGTGGTGCTGATCTATGGCAAAGTTTGCACTTGTTCCAGGCaaactgagacagagaaagacaatatagTGAGTTTCATAAAGCTAAGCTTATTTAACCTGACAGTTCTTTATTTGGGAtatgcttttgctcctttgtgtgtgtgtgtgtatgtgtgtgtgttagtctTTTTGTTAAGAAAAGATGATGAAAGCAGATGGGTAGGTTGAGAAGAGTGTTAGTTGGTGAAATCACCAGTCTGGCAACTCTATGTCAGTCCTTACAATTAGAGGAAAGAGAATCCTGGGCTATGAAATTCAGTTCTGGGAATCGCTGTTTAATAGAATTCATACTTGCTAGAGATTCATTTAGTATATGTGTAGTTCTGCAGAGCAGCTAAAAAGGTATTTCAGTGTTCAAAAGGGAGTGTCTGGGTAGCAAGTGATTTATCAGGCGTGCACTGGATTTAGAGTATATTCCTCAACCAAGGAGCTACAGCTGTGGT harbors:
- the LOC113910299 gene encoding dehydrogenase/reductase SDR family member 4 isoform X4; the encoded protein is MRKAVLLPASCAGAWRSVRMASSGMALRGPLANKVALVTASTDGIGFAIARRLARDGAHVVISSRKQQNVDRAVAVLQEEGLSVAGTVCHVGKTEDRKRLVATILDVNVKATALMTKAVVPEMEKRGGGSVVIVASMGAYLPFPLWMDKAREKNIKETLHIRRIGKPDDCAGIVSFLCSEDASYITGETVVVSGGAPSRL